The genomic segment GAATGTCACAAGCAGTACAGTGACGATGATCTCCGCTGCGGTAGACATCATTTCTTGCCGCTGCTGCTCGGATGAGAGCTGAGCAAAGGTAGCCTGCAGCTGAGCCTCGTCAGGCGTACTAAGTCCTCCTTGCAGAGGAAAATCGCTGCTACCGTTCTGATTGACGAGAACGCGCACGGACTTGTCGCGCCATATGGTGGTGGGAAAGAGAAACAGCTGCTCCTTAGTGGGGCGTCGTTTTTCGACGGCAGGTTTCGTTCTCCTCGGTgcaccccctcctcccccctccccccgcccacacacacacagttttCAGAGTTCTCCACGGCTGGATGTCTCGCTTGCTTTCTTTTAAAATATCTaattaatgtaaataaataatcgCTCACATTCTATACCGCTGGCAATTTGATTATTAAATTTAGTTGTTCGCGATGCATCAACGTCCGCACACACGATCGTGTGCCTGTAGAGGATGCTTCGCCACATATACATTTATATTGTGGGGCTGCTGTAGTCGCAGGGGCTGGCGTCACTGCGGACGAGCGTTGTCTAAGTCATGTAGGAATCGCATCCCTGCTAGGGAACCACATAGCAAGTTTCTTAAAGCACGTTTGTGTACATTATGCCTGTTTTACGTAGTTCGAATGAACTGTCATGACGCAGGACTTTCGTTCCGGTGTTGCTATTCTAATCGTTTGAAGAACGCATAATTTATTTTGCTACGAGATTGCGCGAGGGGTGTCGGTTGTGATTGCTGCTTAAAACAAGCAGGGAAACGCAGAGCCTCATTTACGTAGTTGGCTTCGCGGCATTTTTTGCTAGCGTTCTTGTAATTTGCAAACGGTACACGGATAGCAGGAGAAGCGGTAAGGTAATCTCGATCGACGGATTGCGATCCTGAGTTTGCAAATAGACTAGTCTTTCTATTGAGCCAGTTATTTGTTTCATTGAGTGGGGCAAGCAAATCGACACGGAAACTAAACGAGTGGTGATAATACAGGACCCATTTTACCAAATACGTGATAGGTTGTGAGACTATTTAGCCGGAACATAATATGTTCGTTTAATTGAAAGAATTACGTTGCATTCTGAGGTAAACTGGAAATTCCCAGCTGTCGTATTTTGGAGACCCGTGCCGCCCATAAatgaagaaaagacaaagaacaaGTGAATCGTAACGTCACAACGGCGCTGTCGCGGTTATGGCGCGTAACTAAAGAAAAAACGGAAGCGTGGCCTTCATGGTAGTTTTCTTGCGCTAGCAGTTATAGGGACGCTCGAGGCGCGTTTGGTCAGTCGCCATTGTCGTGTTGTCCTGCTATCGACCGAGCATGCGCGGTCCGGGCGTAGAGGTTTCGAAGGGCTACGCAGACGCGAAGTGCATTTGACTCTGAAAAGTGACGACGCCAAGTGGATGACGTTCCGCTCAGTCGGCTTCCACTGTTGGCGCGGGCGTTGTGCGTAGACCCGATAGCGTTGCTGTTGAGCAGGTCAACAGGAACGAACAAAGCTAAATTTATGTAATGTTTTCTTTGGACCAAGGCCGACAGCCTTCCTACCGTGTTATCTCGCCCACCATCTACACTCGATCTCACAAGCGGcgtgcagcactgccgaaggtacgaggTGCACACAGGCAGTATCTTTGCGCGGCAGAATATAGTGCCTGGCTTAACTGTCTGATTACTGTGGGGCTTAGAGAGATTTGTTTCGACTTAACACATGATACGTCACAGCGATACGTAAGACGCTAGGCACTTTGTGCATGGACGTCGTGTACCGCAAGTTACTGTGGCTCTTACCACCGGTAACATTAATTGCCGCCCTAACCACGGTTATACGCAGCAGCACGGCAGCGCCACATGCAGCCCAGAGCGCCCGCTTCGATCCTAATTCGCGCTTGTTTCTGGCTCTCCGCCCTAGTAACAACAAATAGATGGTGAAATCCATCATCGCTTAGTCCCATCTCACGCTGAGGAAAACGCATCAGCTATGTTTTGTCGTTATTATTGAGATCAGCTGTTTGTTTTGACGCTTCTAGGACTACAGGGGCAGCCCCGAGCAGTAAAAGTGGTTTGATTTCCGtttagcagatggcgccacagcactAGCGctggtgatgcgttgacgatgcggGAGGCTGCGAAGGCCTAATTGTTAACTGCATCAATAATTTACTACTCCGCTCTAGTATGGTACGTGATGGCGGTGGCGAGCAAACGCCGAATAGACGCCGAGCAAACGGTACGCGCGGTGCGTGCGAATTTATCAGGGCGTTCGCTCTTACAGAAACTGGCTAAGGAGGCTGCATTGAACTGCTCAGAAAGGGTACCGATGACGCGAAGCCCCGCTGTGGCATTAGTCGCAGCCTATAGTTGCAACACAAAAACGTTTGTTGCATCACTCCAGCAACAGTGGAGGATCTATCGAAAGGACGCCAAgcagacgccgagcagacgatgccgcgcggatgaacacatcttCAGCGGCGTTCAGCCTCGGTCAAGGATCCCTGCAGCTTCctcagtgctgcaaggaactactgagatggagtatagGTGTGACGCCTGCAAATGCGCCAGCACGCTCATCTCGCCAGCGTTCTCAGACTCCCTCGCCGCAgccgctaaaccttgctatcccTTCACATGGTGATTTGCCCTCGCGCGAAGCTGACGTTGTTTTTAAGAAGGCGCTAGTTTACGAGCAGAAGCGTTGCGTAATCATATATGAAGGGCCACTCTGTTAATCCAAGCGGACCGAGAAAAGAAGATGATGATACCCGGAGTGCTTGGCCTAGCGTCAGGCCTGTCATGGTAGTACACGTCAGAAAGTGGGAGGTGAAAGAAAAAGAGTGAGAGGGAGTAAGATAAAAATAACAGAGGCACGCACTAGTAcaaaaaatatttacagagaCTTAATGTTGTTTTCATGGCAGGAATACTGTAAGGGATTTAGTAGGCCGCAGTGCTGGCATTGCGAACACAGCCACGGTCAAGAAGGTCGCGCAGCTGAAGCTGCGTGTCGTGTTACGTGCTTAAAGCGTTCCTGAAAGCAGCCCTTGAGGTCCGAAAGCGACTGTAAGTAAAATCTATGTACTCGTCGACAACGTAGGTGGGATTCGACTACGTGATGGACGAACGGATTTCGAATTAAGCGGATTTCGTATTTCTCTTAGCTACCACTGTCGCAGTTGCGCGGGGTGCGGCGAGAAAATTCgaaatatatgtttttttttctgtgactaGGGAATAAACACAGCAACATAGTTTTTAGCCACAGCCGTGTCCAGATATCGGCGTATACGTTGCGGTGGCGGCTTACCCTCGACGTAGAGCGCAGCCGTGTGGCTTCCGGTTCCGGCTCCGTTGGAGACGACACACGTGTAGTTTCCCAGGTCCCCCGCTGTCACGCTCTCGATGGTCATCACTGATATGTCGTCCGTAACCGTCTTGACAGCAGTTCCGCGTCCCCGGTTATCGAGCGGCTTTCCGTCGTGCAGCCACGAGAAGCGGAAGGGGCCGCGACCGCTGGACAGGGCACAGGTCACGGACGTTTTCTTTCCCATCAAGGCGTTCCTCGAAAACGAGAACGGCATCACCTCCGGAATTCCTAGAAGTCCGGAACAGTggcgtcattctttttttttttgtttgtttgttacctCGAATGACTGCATTGGCCCCGAGTGAACGCGTCGCTAAGCATCGCAGCCGCTTACCGTTATCCTGAGGCGCAGCAAGTTGAGGAAAGTTCAGTAGCGAAGCTGTAGTCAGAAGAAGCCAGAGGTGCATGTTGAACGGTGCCGAAGCAGGCTATGAGCTCACAGAGCCCGCGAAGCtattgaagaaaggaaaccgtaGCGAGTAGTGGACAACTAGCGCCACACGACGGCTGCAGCTGCAACTTTGCGTCGCGGTTGCGGACGAAAGCGGTGAGCGATGAGTGGTCTTCGCGCCCGATGGAGCCGCCGATATAAGAGAAAAGTGACCAGGTTTCAGTCAGTGGAAATGAACAAAAGGAACGCTAGATCGGTTTATAGCAAGAAAGCATTCTACTAATACGGAATCGCAGTTGATTGGACGGAATAGCATTGATTACTGGTAGTTAGAGTAGGAAGCCAAGCTTTCCTTTTCTGAATGTTGTGCCGATAGTCAGCTTCACGTGATGAATTTCAAGGTACATATTCTTATGTTCTCGTATTGAAGCCGTTCTAGTAGACAGAGACTGCCCCATAGTTGCTAGGCTTAGTTCTTGATTCCCTCTCAATTAGATTTGCAGCGGGTTACTTACCGATAAACTATGAACTGACCTGAGCAGACGTTGCCAAAATGCACGTAGTCGGGACCAATTGGGTCTGGGAGCTTCATTACAGCGTGGCCACCagtatgtcgttttttttttcttcttttatggcTTAGCGAGCCTCCATCTCATTTTACGCCTCCTTTCAACAAAGCAACCCTACTTCTTATTATTCGTTAGTGTCCGTTCAGCGCTATTATGATTGATGAAACACTCGGTCTGCTCTAGGTGCACTGTCGGGACCTACAGCTTTACTGGTATGCTTACTTATATGCTTACATATAACTTACTGAGGTTCTGGACCTACAGGTGTATCCTGGGAGCATGCACTCCTATCCTGTGCATAATATATGTCAGGATTGTATGCGGAAGAAAAAAGTGCTAGTTGAAAATATAACACCGTATGGAGTTTCACGTCCCAAGGTAACACGGGTGCCATGAGAAGCGCCGTAGAGGGGAGCGGTCCAGGTGGATGTCAGTAACGTCCGCTAAATGGGCGTCGATATGGCAGCAGTCGCCGCGGCTGTGTGGTTGAAAGGGTTAAAGGTTGAGCTAGTCGGTATGAAACTGATGTTGAGTACAGTCACCAATAGGTGTTCAACCCGCTACCTTCTCTTCAGCCGTAGCAAATGCTAGCGCAGGTATTGCGGTTTCAGGACCGCTTTACGTTTCGACGCGTGGTCCAGAAAAACGCAAAAGCAGAGACTCGGCAGACTTTCGGAGTTCTTCGCGCACTGCCTTTGTCGACGCACTCAGAATCGTTCAGTCCTAATGCGTTCTTCTGGACGCATTGCCTATATATAGTACAGGTGACTTTGCTGTCGAGACGACATTTAGCTGTGATCTGTAAAGTTCTCGGGACGCATACCATGTGGTTTGTGTCGCTCGCGTTTTTTCGCGTGTAGAATCATCTGCAGGATAGACAAGAGGTGAGCGTCATCAGCAGAAAGGAGAAACCGGCAGTCTCTTTCAACTTACTGAGAGACTCTACTCAACGTAGTTCTGATCAACGTGGTTGACACCACGTTGACTGTAAAACTTAAGCGCAGAAATTAGACGCAGCAAAATGAAGAAACATAAGGAACAGAGtatagccccgtttacatgaatgcgacagtggcgcatcgcatttccaagcgcatttgggaaaggcgatgcgacgccgtttacatgtagcgcgttaactctcgcgagaacgtagcgccacatggtATCGTATAAGGGAAGTGCTGCCGACTTCCGctgtaactggtttccggtagtgggCCGAGTGCATGTTGGTGGCTGAGTGCCGAGAAATAGTTTCACGTAGAGCACGCTGCGGCGAGCGAAGTTGCCGTGGGggacgccattttgcttctgcttcgGGCGTTGCTGTCTCGCAGCTTCACCGACGCGGCAGTCCCGCAGCCAATGCCTTCCCATAGTTCCTAATGCGACGATGCTGAatttacatgctccgcgagagtcgactagcgcccgtaaatctaccctcggctggcgcattaatgcgatgcaccttcctagcgcattaccgctgtttacatgtatgcgatgcgctagaaatgcgatgcgatgcgacactgtcgcattcatgtaaacgcggctactgCTCCGAAAAGGGCTCCTGACCTGCTTCGGGACGAAgccctttagaaaaaaaaaaaaggcgcataCCTTCTTGCGAGGCAAGTGGCGTTAATAGACTAACTAGCCCTGCAGTCAATCCTTTTGGCACCACGTGCTGGGAAAACGTTAACTGAGCCGCGCTTGTGGTTTGGATCCCAGAGCAAAGTGCCAGAGAAAGCGGGTCTCACCTTCGACATCCAAGGGCGCCGTGTAGCTGTCGGCACCGAACGCGTTGCTCACGCTGCACGTGTAGTTGCCGACGTCTTCGGCGCCCACTTTCTCGATCACTACCGTGGCGAGGTCTTCCGATTTGGTCCTCGCGTACTTCGAAGCGCTGTTCACGATCGGGAGCCCGTTGTGCTGCCACCGGAACTGGAACGGGCCCGTACCGCCGATCACGAGGCAGCCCACACTGGCCCGTTGGCCCATCGCGCTGTTCTTGGAGAAGGCGAACGGCTGGATCTCCGGCGGGCTGGCGGAGGAACCCGGCGCCGCGTCCCTGATTGTCCTCCGGTGAACTTTGCCGCGGCTTTGGTCGGTGTGGCCCATCTTTAGAGCGTGGTCTTGAGGTCGACTGGCGCACGAACCGAGGTGGAGCGCGAGACAAAGCGAGACGCTGAAGATGACGAAACGAGCTCCGGATCTCGGGGACAACATGGTGGGACGAAAAAGCAAGACGGGTGCAGGAGCGCATCCGCTTCACTCTGCGGAGTAGATAACTCGCGCCGGGAAGTGGTGCGAACGCGGGTGAATCAAAGTGGCTCTGTGTGGACAGGTTGCGCCACGTAGCGGTGGAATCGTCAACTACGCTCGCAAGGGTGTCGGCGCGAACGGCGTTTAGTCTTTGAACCACGACTCTCACGTTTCATCAGGAACGAGGTGGGAAAAGAGCGGGAAGTAAGCATTAGCCACTGTATGTACTGGCTGGCTGCTGGGGTGAAGGGTCAAGGCAGAAAAAGtcatagaaagaagaaaaaagaaaacattaaagcTAGAGATTGAAATAAAGCACACACTAACGCAATGCAGCGCATTACAACTTTCACGGTCGGTCATATGCACCACAAGTTCTGAATTAGCAGCGCGTCGAAAGCATTAAACGCATAAATCCTGGGTTTTGTGTTTAACGGATGCGCGCCGGAGATATAACTTGCGGAATGTCCGAATATTCGTTTCGTGAATTCTGCGATGTGATATGAAGCGATATTGTTTGTGTTTCCTATTCCTGCAAAAGTGTTGCGAACGCGCTCTCAGTCAATACAAGATAGAGATGCCTAATTTAAAGGCTATCGATGTTTCGTGTTTTATTCCATTCGCACCATTTTCGCATGCGATATTGAACCATGCACCCACTCCAACGACAAAAATGACACAGCAGGCTTGTGACGAAAAGGTTGAAGGTTCGAATCTCGGCCGCACCTGCCGCTTTCCCATAGCGCCGGAGTACAAAAGCGGCTCGTGTACCTACTGAGCTAAGGAATCCGAAGTGATTGAAATCCGTCCCGAGTTTCCTTACGTCATTTCTCACGGGCCTCATGGTGGATTTGAAAGCTTAGTCCTAGTTGTTATAATAACGAACAGGTTATTTTGTCGCTTAGTTTCACTTTAAATATGACTCATACACATTAAGAGGGGATTGACCAAGATTGGGCGGGTTTAAAAAGACAATTCGTCAAACCTCGTGGTTGGTTTTCCTCTGTGACAAAATCCACTGAAAAATAtagcttacctttttttttggaAACACGTCAGCGGTTGTTTCAACCGATAAATGTGTCACATTTATCGGTTACATTTGGAGGTTGCGAAATCTTTCCGTTACAAACACAACCCGGATGTGTGGTATGATCCGCAGCGAGAACGACTCTAAGAACGTGTGCTGGTCAATGCCGATAACGAAATGTATTAGAAGACAATAGTACGTTCGTAGGTATGTTTCGAAAAGATGTTTCTGTTTATTGTGTTGTCATTGATCTTTCATTGACTTGGGTGATGCTCGTGGTCTGTGATGCGACTGCAGCGGCAAGGTCAGTGCGCGAAAGAAAGACGACTGTTGACAGCACCACTGTGTATATACGTGCGTTCGATGCGTTTTGTTTTcctgctttgttcttttttacagcaaagctgcatatggctaggttctggaaaaaaaTTGTGTGCGTCTATCAAGCCGTGTAAATCGAGAATTATTCTCCATACgtgcatgggccgatcccgaaggtagtgcgataccgggccgacccgcggcggaggtgaagcaagctttaagcactccgccaatttgcaaaaataagtttaatatctcaggtccaaatacaacccgtatcggatattaagctgataagaacggATACTGCACTTTGGCCAGCGTCGGCCTTGTATTCTTTCGCAgggccctctctttgtcggcgttccaagcgatTACgtgtctcctttcctttccttccgctctctcGCGGGggcggtcccgtaagcgtgctAGCTGCCCGCCAGGATCGCGAAGCGGCAAGGAATGGGAACCGTCCACGTGGCCCCGATCGCGCACACTTGGGAggtttcaccggagcaacggccaggtttcagaCGGAGTTTGTGGGAAACCACTTTTGTGCGGCCTGTGTTGCGTGTGACCGCTTGTAGTTTTCGAGTGACCTCGCAAgcattactgcactgcgggacgtcgaccaacaCGCCATCGGCTTCGCTACAGTGAATCAGTGTGTGTcctcggagtgcggtgaggtgcTTGTGTGTTCTACGTGccggattcgttagtaaaaggtgtgCCTCGTTTCGCAACAATACACGGGTATGTACACCCCCCGttgcctcatcatcttccgaggaTCAACATCGTTGAGGAGCTACTAGTCGCGCCTAGCCTTCCATTTATGTGCCTGCGGCtttgacgcacggcaatggacagttcgccattgaagggcccacatacgcagcttcgctggtaatctgtGTTCCCAAAGTCGAATCGCActgaatttcctttctttttctgccataTTTTCCTATATACAAGACGAACTACTAAGGAGCGCATGTCAACTAGATATTGCGGAGAAGAAGGCGCCGCGCCAAAaattgttatgcaaaaaaaaaaaaaaggaaacggttaTGTAAATCTAGCGTGCTCTTTGGTCTCACTCCGCATCGCCAGCGTGGCGCTCCCTCTGTCCCGTCCGGCGGCATCGCTGACGCTGCAGGTGTAGTTTCCAGTGTCCTCGGCGCCGACACTTTCGATGGTGATTGGTCGCGGTGCTTTCCAACACCGATTTCACGCGCTTCCCGGCTGTGTTCTGCACGGTCTCGCGCCATAGCGGGTCCACGCGAGGTGGAACGGATGCGGTGCCGCTGGAAACAACACACGCTACGCGCGTACGTACGTATTCCACGATGTGCAGCTTGACGAACGTGGCCAAGAGGTGGCGCGTCATGGCGTCATCCTGTTTTCCGCGACGCTGAGGCGTCTTCGCCGCGGCGGGCTGAGGAGACGGTGCGCCAAAGCGCGTGAGGTGCCTATGCTAGAGTTGCTGTATATGCTCCCTACGAGGGGAGCATGTTTAGAAACCCTTGCTTATGCGGTCAGCTAGCGCCATGTAGCGGCTGCGTTCCTGGCGCGAGACCTTGACTTCTTTTACACGGGCTGAAAGAAGAGTGAGCCGAAGAAATTATCGGGTCATCGTCCACCCTGACCTGGCACGCTGGATGAAAAGCAATGATAGGGAAGTTGGCTGTTCATCATACACTATGTGGCGTCATGAGCGAAACGTTTTATAGATGAATTACacgatgttttcttcttttttttctttttcgaatgcCGATCCGACTAATCCGCTCTGTTAACGCAAATGTGGTGGCACGATTTTGCGCTTTCGTATATTACACTGTGAAATTTCCGATTTCCTGAACAGACTAACGAATAGGCAAAATGTGTGCTTGTCGTTCGCGACGAGCGGTTCCCAGtatctatttttttctttcttggcgaGAGATTCACTTCGTGGACGTACGCCTGTGTGGCGATGTGTGTTCGCTCGATATATTACATAATAGTATGCTCTATAAGTCCGTCTTCTGTAAAGGCTTTGCATACTTTAACTCATGAAATGTAGAAGTTCGACTGCAGTAGTAATTCAAGGCTATAGgtgagagttaaaaaaaaaagaaacataaggaTTTATCTTGCGCTTCTGAAGCGCAGTAAAGCCTTACCGGGATTGCACAGCTACTTTATAGTTTAGagctgtgcgaatattcaaacttctgaataacgaatcgaatagtccgCTATTAGTAAATTCTAATATTTCAAAACGCCGACTGCGCCCAAGCTAACATGGAATTGGATCAAAAGCACGGTAGATCTGCAGTGCCGTAGGCATACTaggcataaaacatgagaactggCGTAGTGAAGGAGGGTACATCGATCAGGTAACAATACATTACAGGCTATACAGCGACTATCCGCACTCTCTGAGGTGTtctgtgcatgcgaataaagtacttgtcTGCTTTCATTTGTGCTTtcaataaacaacgcttcataacgtaccaCGTAATGACAGAATCTTCCTGACTTTAAGAATGCTACGATGGGAACATCGTTTTATGTGAATTGTGGTAACGCCTGTTCATTATACGAAAGCTGCtcgaaaactattcgatattcgattcgattccaTTATggtactattcgattcgtatccgATTCGGTctgaaaaatcactattcgcg from the Dermacentor variabilis isolate Ectoservices chromosome 9, ASM5094787v1, whole genome shotgun sequence genome contains:
- the LOC142558380 gene encoding myopalladin-like, whose translation is MLSPRSGARFVIFSVSLCLALHLGSCASRPQDHALKMGHTDQSRGKVHRRTIRDAAPGSSASPPEIQPFAFSKNSAMGQRASVGCLVIGGTGPFQFRWQHNGLPIVNSASKYARTKSEDLATVVIEKVGAEDVGNYTCSVSNAFGADSYTAPLDVEGETRFLWHFALGSKPQARLS